One genomic region from Pseudoduganella lutea encodes:
- a CDS encoding FxDxF family PEP-CTERM protein → MNNMLRNTIAAALLLAGFLQHAAAEIVTVTGDTIGGPTFIPPGSHGEEPSPSITAVAYRAFDVVTTVGPSPFNWENSFLTSCEFSCATFLYSGPFDPADSRTNLMTTADNATNFSSMQTFLEPGKHYTFVVTGYVDGDAGAFSITAGGPGGISITAGGPGSISPVPEPSAGLMLLGGLAGIGALARRRARRDQTVTA, encoded by the coding sequence ATGAACAACATGCTCCGCAATACGATCGCCGCCGCGCTGCTGCTGGCAGGCTTCCTCCAGCATGCGGCCGCCGAGATCGTGACGGTGACCGGCGACACCATCGGTGGCCCCACGTTCATCCCGCCGGGCAGTCACGGCGAAGAACCGTCTCCATCGATCACCGCCGTGGCCTATCGGGCCTTCGATGTCGTGACCACCGTCGGCCCGAGCCCGTTCAACTGGGAGAACTCGTTCCTGACGAGCTGCGAATTCAGCTGCGCCACCTTCCTCTACAGCGGTCCGTTCGACCCGGCCGATTCGCGCACGAACCTGATGACGACCGCGGACAATGCCACCAATTTCTCCTCGATGCAGACGTTCCTGGAGCCAGGCAAGCACTATACCTTTGTCGTCACCGGCTACGTCGACGGCGATGCCGGGGCGTTCAGCATCACGGCCGGCGGCCCGGGTGGCATCAGCATCACGGCCGGCGGCCCGGGGAGCATCAGCCCCGTGCCGGAACCTTCGGCCGGGCTGATGCTGCTGGGCGGGCTGGCGGGCATCGGCGCGCTGGCACGGCGCCGCGCCCGGCGGGATCAAACGGTCACGGCCTGA
- a CDS encoding xanthine dehydrogenase family protein molybdopterin-binding subunit translates to MDETLNEQLDQRALGRRRFLRVGAAAGGGLLVAFVLPGCNRKENDRQEAPPEKAVGHAATAVSEVAPNLAPNAFIRIDREGLVTLIMHKVEMGQGTYTSIPMLIAEELGVDLAKVKLEHAPADNNLYSDPLLGGQVTGGSTSIRGAWKPLREAGAAARAVLVQAAAQTWNVAPDTLRVANGTVTNGAGKTLHYGELVDAAAKLEAPKTVTLKDPDAYTLIGKRHARLDSPPKVDGSAQFGIDVKLPDMGIAAVAACPVVGGKLIASNDPKALAVPGVREVLKIGSAVAVVATNMWAAKQGLAALAPQWDFGANAGVTTASIVADMMEKSKAAGAVATDEGNALKALEGDAKDGRKIEAVYEAPFLAHATMEPMNCAVDLRADGCDLYCGTQVPTLAQGAAAKLTGLPLEKVKVHNFYLGGGFGRRLEVDYVTQAVAFAKAQAKPGPVKFVWTREEDIQHDMYRPYYVDRIAARLDDKGRPQAWFHRVTGSSIMARFAPPAVKNGVDPDAVEGAADLQYEIPALRVEYLRHEPPIPTAFWRGVGPTHNVFVVESFIDELAHAAKQDPVAYRRALLDKSPRLLGVVNLAALKAGWGKPMKAVAGRKVGRGISAQFAFGSYMAQIAEVSVGPEGDVIVHRVVCALDCGQPVNPDGIVAQMEGGIVFGLTAALWGEITLEGGKVVQTNFGDYRMMRMNEAPKVEVHIVASRDEPGGIGEPGTSGIAPALCNAIFAATGQRIRKLPVAASLKKA, encoded by the coding sequence ATGGATGAAACATTGAACGAACAACTGGACCAGCGAGCGCTGGGCCGTCGCCGCTTCCTGCGCGTGGGCGCCGCCGCCGGGGGCGGGCTGCTGGTGGCTTTCGTGCTGCCTGGCTGCAACCGCAAGGAAAACGACCGCCAGGAGGCACCGCCGGAAAAAGCCGTGGGCCATGCCGCCACGGCGGTTTCGGAAGTGGCGCCGAACCTGGCGCCGAACGCCTTCATCCGCATCGACCGCGAGGGCCTGGTCACGCTGATCATGCACAAGGTGGAAATGGGGCAGGGGACGTACACGTCGATCCCCATGCTGATCGCCGAGGAACTGGGCGTGGACCTGGCCAAGGTGAAACTCGAACACGCGCCGGCCGACAACAACCTGTACAGCGACCCGCTGCTGGGTGGCCAGGTGACGGGTGGTTCGACATCGATCCGCGGTGCCTGGAAGCCGCTGCGCGAAGCGGGCGCCGCCGCCCGCGCCGTGCTGGTGCAGGCCGCCGCGCAAACGTGGAACGTGGCGCCCGATACGCTGCGCGTGGCGAACGGTACCGTCACGAACGGGGCGGGCAAGACGCTGCATTACGGCGAGCTGGTCGACGCGGCGGCCAAGCTGGAGGCGCCGAAGACGGTGACACTGAAGGATCCGGATGCCTACACGCTGATCGGCAAGAGGCATGCCCGCCTCGATTCGCCGCCGAAGGTCGATGGCAGCGCGCAGTTCGGCATCGACGTGAAGCTGCCGGACATGGGCATCGCCGCCGTGGCCGCATGCCCCGTGGTCGGCGGCAAGCTGATTGCATCGAACGACCCGAAGGCGCTGGCCGTGCCGGGCGTGCGCGAGGTGCTCAAGATCGGCAGCGCGGTGGCGGTCGTGGCGACCAATATGTGGGCCGCGAAGCAGGGCCTGGCCGCGCTGGCGCCGCAATGGGATTTCGGCGCCAACGCCGGCGTGACCACGGCCTCGATCGTGGCCGACATGATGGAAAAATCCAAGGCCGCGGGGGCCGTGGCCACCGACGAGGGCAACGCGCTGAAGGCGCTCGAAGGCGACGCCAAGGATGGCCGCAAGATCGAGGCCGTCTACGAAGCGCCATTCCTCGCGCATGCGACGATGGAGCCGATGAACTGCGCCGTGGACCTGCGCGCCGATGGCTGCGACCTGTACTGCGGCACGCAGGTGCCCACGCTGGCGCAGGGCGCCGCCGCCAAGCTGACCGGCTTGCCGCTCGAGAAGGTGAAGGTGCATAACTTCTACCTGGGCGGCGGCTTCGGCCGCCGGCTGGAAGTCGACTACGTGACGCAGGCCGTGGCCTTTGCCAAGGCGCAGGCCAAGCCCGGCCCCGTGAAATTCGTGTGGACCCGCGAGGAAGACATCCAGCACGATATGTACCGCCCCTACTACGTGGACCGCATCGCCGCCAGGCTGGACGACAAGGGCAGGCCGCAGGCCTGGTTCCACCGTGTGACGGGCTCGTCGATCATGGCGCGCTTCGCGCCGCCGGCCGTGAAGAACGGCGTCGACCCGGACGCCGTCGAGGGTGCCGCCGACCTGCAGTACGAGATCCCGGCCCTGCGCGTGGAATACCTGCGCCACGAGCCGCCGATCCCGACCGCGTTCTGGCGCGGCGTGGGGCCAACGCACAATGTGTTCGTCGTGGAAAGCTTCATCGACGAACTGGCACATGCGGCGAAGCAGGATCCGGTGGCCTACCGCCGCGCGCTGCTCGACAAGTCGCCACGGCTGCTGGGCGTGGTGAACCTGGCCGCGCTGAAGGCGGGCTGGGGCAAGCCGATGAAGGCGGTGGCGGGCCGCAAGGTGGGCCGCGGCATCTCCGCCCAGTTCGCGTTCGGCAGCTACATGGCGCAGATCGCCGAAGTGTCGGTGGGGCCGGAAGGCGACGTGATCGTGCACCGCGTCGTGTGCGCGCTCGATTGCGGCCAGCCGGTCAATCCGGACGGCATCGTGGCGCAGATGGAAGGCGGCATCGTGTTCGGCCTGACGGCGGCGCTGTGGGGCGAGATCACGCTGGAAGGGGGCAAGGTGGTGCAGACCAATTTCGGCGACTACCGGATGATGCGGATGAACGAGGCGCCGAAGGTCGAGGTGCACATCGTGGCCAGCCGCGACGAGCCGGGCGGCATCGGCGAGCCGGGTACTTCGGGCATCGCCCCCGCGCTGTGCAACGCGATCTTCGCGGCAACCGGGCAGCGTATTCGCAAGCTGCCCGTCGCGGCCTCGCTCAAGAAGGCCTGA
- a CDS encoding DUF5625 family protein has translation MGPIAYSLCAKPVIGPLMFITAQCAFPPLFQGVPLRLDQAGAVASASFAAPVDTTYRLLIRFTFPNRQSMNGDRIVGSRHDRYCDGRPYGQVPAFARDGLGQPIPLHIVIRRASDAATVIERTVESLCINAHGADLTKTRGIASVTLPRGKYSASITNVTQQPGLAGVHAEVMLAGPRMK, from the coding sequence GTGGGGCCTATCGCCTACTCGCTGTGTGCCAAGCCCGTGATCGGGCCACTGATGTTCATTACCGCGCAGTGCGCCTTTCCACCGCTGTTCCAGGGCGTTCCGCTGCGGCTGGACCAGGCCGGCGCAGTGGCCAGTGCCAGCTTCGCCGCGCCGGTGGATACGACATACCGATTGCTGATCCGGTTCACGTTCCCCAACCGGCAATCGATGAACGGGGACCGTATCGTCGGCAGCCGTCACGACAGGTACTGCGACGGGCGCCCTTATGGGCAGGTGCCGGCGTTCGCACGCGATGGGCTCGGGCAGCCGATTCCGCTACACATCGTCATCCGGCGTGCCAGCGATGCCGCCACCGTGATCGAGCGCACCGTCGAGTCGCTGTGCATCAACGCCCACGGTGCCGACCTGACCAAGACCCGCGGCATCGCCAGCGTGACACTGCCGCGCGGCAAATACAGTGCCAGCATCACGAACGTGACGCAACAGCCTGGCCTGGCTGGCGTACATGCAGAAGTCATGCTTGCCGGGCCCCGGATGAAGTAG
- a CDS encoding (2Fe-2S)-binding protein — protein sequence MPTLNINGTDTALDVPDDMPILWALRDVAGLTGTKFGCGVALCGACTVHLDGQAIRSCVTPVSAAAGKKIVTIEAIGNDPVGAKVQDAWRQIDVVQCGYCQSGQVMAATALLAATPKPSDADIDNAMSGNICRCGTYGRIRTAIKIAAGTVSVKAVAK from the coding sequence ATGCCCACCCTCAACATCAACGGCACCGACACAGCGCTCGATGTGCCGGACGATATGCCCATCCTGTGGGCCCTGCGCGACGTGGCCGGCCTGACCGGCACGAAGTTCGGTTGCGGCGTCGCGCTGTGCGGCGCCTGCACCGTGCACCTGGACGGGCAGGCGATCCGCTCGTGCGTCACGCCGGTCTCGGCCGCCGCCGGCAAGAAGATCGTCACGATCGAAGCGATCGGCAACGACCCGGTCGGCGCGAAGGTGCAGGATGCGTGGCGCCAGATCGACGTGGTGCAATGCGGCTACTGCCAGTCCGGCCAGGTGATGGCCGCGACTGCCCTGCTGGCGGCCACGCCGAAGCCGAGCGATGCCGACATCGACAACGCCATGTCCGGCAATATCTGCCGCTGCGGCACCTATGGCCGGATCCGCACCGCGATCAAGATCGCGGCAGGCACTGTATCCGTCAAGGCAGTGGCCAAATGA
- a CDS encoding MFS transporter codes for MQQVTLSDNSPTIIAPRGAGMAELALAIGGLAIGTGEFASMSILPLVAQDLGTTLPDMGHMISAYALGVVVGAPLITIFMARMPRRMMLMCLMLMYAVGNILGALAPTPGLLIVARFVAGIPHGAYFGVAALVAAALVTPDKRAQAVGRVMLGLTVANIVGVPLATWLGQVMGWRSAFAIVGGLAFLTVAMVFVFLPFIAAGNASIRGELGVFRRLQVWLTLLMVAIGFGGMFAMYTYVTPTLQQITHASPLEISVLLGLIGVGMTVGSLVGGWLADRNQTAAIFGVLVWEALVLAAFAYTSANLWLTGLNLFLIGTGIAVVPAVQTRLMDVAGDAQTVAAALNHSAFNIANALGAWAGGMTIAAGYGLQSTALVGAILPLGGIAVLAIALAVERNSGTRAAVPAA; via the coding sequence ATGCAACAAGTAACACTTTCCGATAACAGTCCCACCATCATCGCGCCGCGGGGCGCCGGCATGGCCGAGCTGGCGCTGGCCATCGGCGGCCTGGCCATCGGTACCGGCGAATTCGCGTCGATGAGCATCCTGCCGCTCGTGGCGCAGGACCTCGGCACCACGCTGCCCGACATGGGGCACATGATCAGCGCCTACGCGCTGGGCGTCGTCGTGGGCGCGCCGCTGATCACGATCTTCATGGCGCGCATGCCGCGTCGCATGATGCTGATGTGCCTGATGCTGATGTATGCCGTCGGCAATATCCTGGGCGCGCTGGCACCCACGCCGGGCTTGCTGATCGTGGCCCGCTTCGTGGCCGGCATTCCGCACGGCGCCTATTTCGGCGTGGCAGCCCTCGTGGCCGCGGCACTCGTCACGCCCGACAAGCGTGCCCAGGCCGTGGGCCGGGTGATGCTGGGCCTGACGGTGGCCAATATTGTCGGCGTGCCGCTGGCCACGTGGCTGGGGCAGGTGATGGGCTGGCGGTCGGCATTCGCGATCGTCGGCGGCCTGGCATTCCTGACCGTGGCGATGGTGTTCGTGTTCCTGCCGTTCATTGCCGCCGGCAACGCCAGTATCCGTGGCGAGCTCGGCGTGTTCCGCCGGCTGCAGGTGTGGCTGACGCTGCTGATGGTGGCGATCGGCTTTGGCGGCATGTTCGCGATGTATACCTACGTGACGCCGACGCTGCAGCAGATTACGCATGCGTCGCCACTGGAAATTTCCGTGCTGCTGGGCCTGATCGGGGTGGGCATGACGGTGGGCAGCCTGGTCGGCGGCTGGCTGGCCGACCGTAACCAGACAGCCGCCATCTTCGGCGTGCTGGTCTGGGAAGCGCTCGTGCTGGCCGCGTTTGCGTACACGAGCGCGAACCTGTGGCTGACGGGCCTGAACCTGTTCCTGATCGGTACCGGCATTGCCGTGGTACCGGCCGTGCAGACGCGGCTGATGGACGTGGCCGGCGATGCGCAGACGGTGGCCGCCGCGCTGAACCATTCCGCGTTCAATATCGCCAATGCGCTGGGTGCCTGGGCCGGCGGCATGACGATCGCGGCCGGTTACGGCCTGCAGTCGACCGCGCTGGTCGGCGCCATCCTGCCGCTGGGCGGCATCGCCGTGCTGGCGATCGCGCTGGCGGTCGAGCGCAACAGCGGCACGCGCGCCGCCGTGCCCGCCGCCTGA
- a CDS encoding helicase-related protein, protein MTEEYDDERLSIELGLAERGIALLKLEGRVFLRFDGTADAGGLRVPYALVPAQGVLAKPSKWRKLDAEARAALVRERSTDRALRELHDSTVAFVRELGAECEEFGLAPMDFLHSLADVQTSEPASVVFDRIRQRLGHAAERQREEQHAERTRQSINLAEYPASFDVARRLPRKFIALLGPTNSGKTHKAMEALAKAASGVYLAPLRLLALENYERLLEVSRHGKPLAVSLVTGEERRIAEDATHVASTVEMLDTRTPVDVAVIDEIQMLADRDRGAAWTAAVCGAPAGTVYLVGAPEARRAVEALAERLECPIEVHVMKRKGPLSMEDGPVRKVKNLRPGDALIAFSRRDVLMWRDMVAEMGHSVATVYGNLSPEVRRAQAQRFRDGEADIVVGTDAIAMGLNMPIQRIVMTSTVKFNGYEEEEIPAPLARQIAGRAGRYGIHEEGLVAGYDADSHEVMRSLLKEKPVPLNTSGFAVAPTLEHLHRIAAVTQETSLAKLLKRFIHNIDVPDGFFYPRITEDQMERAQWLDTLPLSVADKFALSLVPVSTKVLALQRAWEHWCVALSKKRITRLQPDDHQLYHMTLQEVEDTCRLYSAYAWLGYRLPDYFPDIELALELSRAASERVDTMLQDQNTSSRRRHHRRR, encoded by the coding sequence ATGACGGAAGAATACGATGACGAACGGTTGAGCATCGAGCTCGGCCTGGCGGAGCGCGGCATCGCGCTGTTGAAACTGGAGGGCAGGGTCTTCCTGCGCTTCGATGGCACGGCTGACGCCGGCGGCCTGCGCGTGCCCTACGCCCTCGTGCCGGCACAGGGTGTGCTGGCCAAGCCATCGAAGTGGCGCAAGCTCGATGCCGAGGCGCGCGCCGCGCTGGTGCGCGAGCGCTCCACCGACCGCGCGCTGCGCGAACTGCATGACAGCACGGTCGCGTTCGTGCGCGAGCTGGGCGCCGAGTGCGAGGAATTCGGTCTGGCGCCGATGGACTTCCTGCATTCACTGGCCGACGTGCAGACGTCGGAACCGGCGTCGGTCGTGTTCGACCGCATCCGCCAGCGGCTGGGCCATGCCGCGGAGCGGCAGCGCGAGGAACAGCATGCCGAGCGCACCCGCCAGAGCATCAACCTGGCCGAATATCCCGCCTCGTTCGACGTGGCGCGGCGCCTGCCCCGCAAATTCATCGCGCTGCTGGGCCCCACCAATTCGGGCAAGACCCACAAGGCGATGGAAGCGCTGGCCAAGGCCGCCAGCGGCGTCTATCTCGCGCCGTTGCGCCTGCTGGCGCTGGAAAACTACGAGCGCCTGCTGGAAGTGTCGCGGCACGGCAAGCCGCTGGCCGTCAGCCTCGTGACCGGCGAGGAACGCCGGATCGCGGAAGATGCCACCCATGTCGCCAGCACGGTCGAGATGCTCGATACCCGCACGCCGGTCGACGTGGCCGTCATCGACGAGATCCAGATGCTGGCCGACCGCGACCGCGGTGCCGCCTGGACAGCGGCCGTGTGCGGCGCGCCGGCCGGCACCGTGTACCTGGTGGGGGCGCCGGAAGCGCGCCGCGCCGTGGAAGCGCTGGCCGAACGGCTCGAATGCCCGATCGAAGTGCACGTGATGAAGCGTAAGGGGCCGCTGTCGATGGAAGACGGCCCGGTGCGCAAGGTAAAGAACCTGCGGCCGGGCGATGCGCTGATCGCGTTCTCGCGGCGCGACGTGCTGATGTGGCGCGACATGGTCGCCGAGATGGGCCATTCGGTGGCCACCGTGTACGGCAACCTGTCGCCCGAGGTGCGCCGGGCGCAGGCGCAGCGCTTCCGTGACGGCGAGGCCGACATCGTCGTCGGCACCGATGCGATCGCCATGGGCCTGAACATGCCGATCCAGCGCATCGTGATGACGTCCACCGTCAAGTTCAACGGTTACGAGGAAGAGGAAATCCCCGCGCCGCTGGCACGCCAGATCGCCGGCCGGGCAGGGCGCTACGGCATCCATGAGGAAGGCCTGGTAGCCGGCTACGACGCCGACAGCCACGAGGTGATGCGCTCGCTGCTGAAGGAAAAACCGGTGCCGCTGAACACGAGCGGCTTTGCCGTGGCCCCCACGCTGGAGCACCTGCACCGCATTGCGGCCGTGACGCAGGAAACGTCGCTGGCCAAGCTGCTCAAGCGCTTCATCCACAACATCGACGTGCCGGACGGCTTCTTCTACCCGCGCATCACCGAGGACCAGATGGAGCGGGCCCAGTGGCTCGACACGCTGCCCCTGTCGGTCGCCGACAAGTTCGCGCTGTCGCTGGTGCCGGTTTCGACCAAGGTGCTGGCCTTGCAGCGCGCGTGGGAGCACTGGTGCGTGGCGCTGTCGAAAAAGCGCATCACGCGGCTGCAGCCGGACGACCACCAGCTGTATCACATGACCCTGCAGGAAGTGGAAGACACTTGCCGCCTGTATTCCGCGTATGCGTGGCTGGGCTACCGCCTGCCCGACTATTTCCCGGACATCGAGCTGGCGCTGGAACTGTCGCGTGCAGCATCCGAGCGGGTCGATACGATGCTGCAGGACCAGAACACGTCGTCGCGCCGGCGCCACCACCGGCGGCGGTAA
- a CDS encoding ATPase domain-containing protein: MTDKVSLGMLETGVPGLDTLLGGGLGEYSFNLIAGAPGSGKTTLAHQMMFALATPDRRALFFTVLGEPPLKMLRYQQQFSFFQLDKVGSAIRYVNLADDLRSGDFSGVLDRIMREVEDFSPSLVFVDSFRSVAQTAKSGSEGIADLQHFIQELGTRMTSWQATTFLIGEYVHVEAEANPIMTVADGVLALSQSQQDNSIVRKIRIVKMRGQAHMSGMHTFRIGDDGVRVFPRVLPQLAADRLPGVPVDREPRRISIGIPSLDLLLHGGIPQGHSILVSGPSGSGKTILGTQFLAEGVSQGEKGVACYFEKGTARLRNAALAAMVQAGHVRIVESRALDLTADELLQELLTAIDETGATRVVIDSLSEFLLYLAPEFRREFRLTVFRILSSLAKMGVTVIVTMGTEDRFTELRFSDDEIAFLTDGIIATRYVEMEGELTKVISVVKLRGCSHSTALRAFRITDAGIEVDDTRVRFAGMLSGRPSAQQDGG; encoded by the coding sequence ATGACCGACAAAGTGAGCTTGGGAATGCTGGAGACCGGTGTGCCGGGGTTGGATACCCTGCTGGGGGGCGGACTGGGCGAGTATTCCTTCAACCTGATCGCCGGCGCTCCCGGCAGCGGCAAAACTACGCTGGCGCACCAGATGATGTTCGCGCTGGCCACGCCCGACCGGCGCGCGCTGTTCTTCACCGTGCTCGGCGAGCCGCCGCTGAAGATGTTGCGCTACCAGCAGCAGTTCAGCTTCTTCCAGCTCGACAAGGTCGGCAGCGCGATCCGCTACGTCAACCTGGCCGACGACCTGCGCAGTGGCGATTTTTCCGGCGTGCTGGACCGCATCATGCGCGAAGTCGAGGATTTTTCACCCAGCCTCGTGTTCGTCGATTCGTTCCGCTCCGTCGCGCAGACAGCGAAGAGCGGCAGTGAAGGCATCGCCGACCTGCAGCATTTCATCCAGGAACTGGGCACGCGGATGACCAGCTGGCAAGCCACCACGTTCCTGATCGGCGAATACGTGCACGTGGAAGCGGAAGCGAATCCGATCATGACGGTGGCCGATGGCGTTCTGGCGCTGTCACAGTCCCAGCAGGACAACTCGATCGTGCGCAAGATCCGTATTGTCAAGATGCGCGGGCAGGCGCACATGAGCGGCATGCACACGTTCCGCATCGGCGACGATGGCGTGCGCGTCTTCCCGCGTGTGCTGCCACAGCTGGCGGCGGACCGGCTGCCGGGTGTTCCGGTGGACCGGGAGCCGCGCCGCATCTCGATCGGCATCCCATCGCTCGACCTGCTGCTGCACGGCGGCATTCCGCAGGGCCACTCGATCCTCGTCAGCGGCCCATCGGGTTCGGGCAAGACCATCCTGGGAACACAGTTCCTCGCCGAAGGCGTCAGCCAGGGCGAGAAAGGCGTGGCCTGCTACTTTGAAAAAGGCACCGCGCGCTTGCGCAACGCCGCGCTGGCCGCCATGGTGCAGGCCGGCCATGTGCGCATCGTCGAAAGCCGTGCGCTCGACCTGACCGCCGACGAACTGCTGCAGGAGCTGCTGACAGCGATCGACGAAACCGGCGCGACGCGGGTGGTCATCGATTCGCTCTCCGAGTTCCTGCTGTACCTCGCGCCGGAATTCCGCCGCGAGTTCCGCCTCACGGTGTTCCGCATCCTGTCCAGCCTCGCGAAAATGGGGGTGACCGTGATCGTCACGATGGGCACCGAGGACCGCTTTACCGAGCTGCGCTTCTCGGATGACGAAATCGCCTTCCTGACCGACGGCATCATCGCCACCCGCTATGTCGAGATGGAAGGCGAGCTGACGAAGGTCATTTCCGTCGTCAAGCTGCGCGGCTGCTCGCACAGCACCGCGCTGCGCGCGTTCCGTATTACCGACGCGGGCATCGAGGTCGACGATACCAGGGTACGCTTCGCGGGGATGCTGTCCGGCCGCCCGTCGGCGCAGCAAGACGGCGGCTAG
- a CDS encoding PEP-CTERM sorting domain-containing protein, translating into MQKTFLRRALLGAALLAGLAQQAGATITTVTGDTTGGPTWDRIDENPGNWPFNPTYPGTTYRAFDVNVLEYVDNINFATTCTFDCSMYIYTGTFDAAAPTDNFFFANGYGATDNAVYFYGPLEIGHYTILVTGQDATYYGAFSTTVSTVGIGTFEISPINPVPEPSTWLMLGAGLASLGVAARRRAAASLNTAD; encoded by the coding sequence ATGCAGAAAACCTTCCTGCGCCGCGCCCTGCTCGGCGCCGCATTGCTGGCCGGCCTTGCGCAACAGGCCGGCGCCACCATTACCACCGTCACCGGCGACACGACCGGCGGGCCGACCTGGGACCGGATCGACGAGAACCCCGGCAACTGGCCCTTCAACCCGACGTATCCTGGTACGACGTACCGCGCATTCGACGTCAATGTCCTCGAGTATGTGGACAACATCAATTTCGCCACGACGTGTACCTTCGACTGCTCGATGTATATCTATACCGGCACCTTCGACGCGGCGGCGCCCACCGACAATTTCTTCTTCGCCAACGGTTATGGGGCAACCGATAACGCGGTCTATTTCTACGGGCCGCTGGAAATCGGCCACTACACGATCCTCGTGACGGGTCAGGATGCCACGTATTACGGCGCCTTCAGCACCACCGTTTCCACCGTCGGCATCGGCACGTTCGAGATCAGCCCGATCAATCCCGTGCCGGAACCCTCTACCTGGCTGATGCTCGGCGCCGGCCTGGCCAGCCTCGGCGTCGCTGCGCGGCGCCGCGCCGCCGCCTCCCTCAATACCGCAGACTGA
- a CDS encoding hybrid sensor histidine kinase/response regulator, which yields MADMDQPRHDDPQHVAELRLALRQARFENSLLREANSHLVQATVTAQTLQDEAEAANRRQNEFLAMLAHELRNPLAPISMAAAMLERMPDMTPELSALRSVISRQTGHMARLLDDLLDAARISSGRITLDVAPVTLADVIERAVETVQPRIADSGQRLDVRVTAPQLTLNGDRVRLMQVFSNLLANASKYTQDGGRIVLEAGAGPAGVQVTVSDNGTGIAADVLPHIFDLFTQGPRSLARSEGGLGVGLNVVRNLVTMHGGTVHAQSGGPGHGSRFTVELPAGDPMPAAPEQDAAMAPHASCRVLLIEDNVDVCDTLKGFLMLDAHDVIAAYDGNAGLALAQEGGFDVLICDIGLPGIDGLQVIRRLRAGGDRVFAVALSGYSQPQDRAKALAAGFDEYLVKPVRPDSLLELIDSEPCRSRRSPRA from the coding sequence ATGGCGGACATGGACCAGCCCCGGCACGACGATCCGCAGCACGTGGCGGAACTGCGCCTGGCGCTGCGCCAGGCGCGCTTCGAGAACAGCCTGCTGCGCGAAGCCAATTCCCACCTGGTGCAGGCCACCGTCACCGCGCAGACGCTGCAGGACGAGGCGGAGGCGGCGAACCGGCGCCAGAACGAATTCCTGGCGATGCTGGCCCATGAACTGCGCAATCCCCTTGCGCCGATCAGCATGGCTGCCGCGATGCTCGAGCGCATGCCCGACATGACGCCCGAGCTGTCCGCGCTGCGCAGCGTGATCAGCCGCCAGACGGGGCACATGGCGCGCCTGCTCGACGACCTGCTCGATGCCGCCCGCATCAGCAGCGGCCGCATCACGCTGGACGTGGCCCCGGTCACGCTGGCCGACGTGATCGAGCGCGCCGTCGAGACCGTGCAGCCGCGCATCGCCGACAGTGGCCAGCGGCTCGACGTGCGGGTGACGGCCCCGCAACTGACGCTCAATGGCGACCGCGTCCGCCTGATGCAGGTGTTCTCGAACCTGCTGGCCAACGCATCGAAGTACACGCAGGACGGCGGGCGCATCGTGCTGGAAGCCGGTGCCGGCCCGGCCGGCGTGCAGGTGACGGTCAGCGACAACGGCACCGGCATCGCCGCCGACGTGCTCCCCCATATTTTCGACCTGTTCACCCAGGGGCCGCGCTCGCTGGCGCGTTCCGAAGGCGGCCTGGGCGTGGGCCTGAACGTGGTGCGCAACCTGGTCACCATGCATGGCGGCACCGTGCACGCCCAGAGCGGCGGCCCGGGTCACGGCAGCCGGTTCACCGTCGAGCTGCCGGCGGGCGACCCGATGCCGGCGGCGCCCGAGCAGGATGCGGCCATGGCGCCCCACGCCTCATGCCGCGTGCTGCTGATCGAGGATAACGTCGACGTGTGCGACACGCTGAAGGGCTTCCTGATGCTCGACGCGCACGACGTCATCGCCGCCTACGATGGCAACGCCGGCCTGGCGCTGGCGCAGGAAGGCGGATTCGACGTGCTGATCTGCGACATCGGCCTGCCGGGCATCGACGGCCTGCAAGTGATCCGCCGCCTGCGCGCCGGCGGCGACCGGGTCTTCGCGGTGGCGCTGTCCGGCTACAGCCAGCCGCAGGACCGCGCCAAGGCGCTGGCCGCCGGTTTCGACGAATACCTGGTCAAGCCGGTGCGGCCCGACAGCTTGCTGGAACTCATCGATTCGGAACCGTGCCGGTCGCGGCGCAGCCCCCGCGCCTGA